The window GGACAGAACGGTATCGCGCGAAGATCCACCGGAGCGCCTGAAGCCGCAGCGCGTGTCCGGCGAAGCGCACAAGGCAAGATAACGTTttcggcgaagaagggaggcaaACTCAGCAGGCGTCGACACGGGAACCtccacacagagaaacaacaGAGCCTGTGAGGGCGCCGAAGCGAGACGGAACCCGCCGCGCAGGGAGAAATTCAGTCCGGCTCTCTGGCGTGAAGATCATCAGATGCAACGGAGGCAACAGAGCCCGACAACCCAACGAAGAGCGAACCGTGCACACCCAGTGGAGGGAATCCTAAAGTTCTTGTGCAAAAGATGTTCACGTGCTGCCTTTTTCCGCGGTTCCTCATaggtgtatatgtgtataccGAAAGCAGCGATGCATAGAAATGAATGTGTATGCAGCTACAGAGAAGGCGGTCTAGTGTTCACTTGTGTCCGTGGCGATCCGCGTACGTATGGACAGTGTTCGGGCGTGTCTGTACACACATCTGTAGACGGCTTGCGCCTACCTGTCCCTCAGACATTTCACTCGTCAGAGCCCACGCGTCAACGGCTTCCGACACAGCAaacgcttcttcttctccgtcgtcggcggcctcttttctgtgtgctTCCGCATAGCTTGTCTTTCGCCGTCGTCCAAGTCGCTCCTTCCGTTCCCTTTGCTCGCGGAGAATCCTATGAAGGCGCATTCCAAGAATCTCCGTTTGTCTAAGGAGTAACAGAAGCTGCAGAGTGCTCCGAAGTCGGAACCCGAGCAGGCGGTGGACCTCAGAATCCCCCGGCTCGgcttccgtgtctcctgggGCTCCACAGGGGACaccgtctccgccctccggggctcctgtctcctcgcctgcggagACGGACCTCCGGGCGTCtcgagaaggcagcgcgcCCGACGCTGGCCGGTCTGTGGGGTTGAGGCGACAGACTCCAGGTTGCGGCGCCGAGGCCTCAAAGTCCGGATCCAGAGCGAAGCTGCTTGTCTTCTCGAACAAATCAATGTACTGACGAAGAACCGCGATGTCGGAAGCCCCATCGTCGAAGCAGGCATTCGTGGACGGAGGCTCCACTGGGTCAGGCTCGGCCGCTGTGAGCTGTGACggggcagaaggcgaagaagaactggAGAGGGTTGACATCGCTTTAGAAGaatgagaagaagaggaagaagacgaacggcCTCGCCCCCCAGGGCTGCAGGCGGCGAAACGACCGGGGACGAGGACGTGCACCATGTTGACCTACGATGTTCTCTCTGTACACCggcgcatatatatatatatatatatatatatatatatatatgagtgcGGAAGTGTACGGGAGTATACGTCTGCGAATCGAGATGCACACAAAGAGAGATCGCTCGAGATGTGGATAGGCATCCCTAGGTCGTATCTGGATATATACAGGTGTATGTGTGACAACGGTCGGTAGAAGACGTCGCTCCTTCAGTGATCCATGAAGTGAGACAGAGGGGACTTCCTCCTCCGCCCAGCGTTTCAGGATTTcccggcagagaagaaggggtCTGAAACGGGTAGGGCCAGGCCGGCAAGTAAGACACGAACCTCGACTGAAGCGCCGGTGGCCAGGCGCGACAAGACAGAGCTCTCGCACGGAATAGAGCGCGCGTTGAGATCAAAcccctcgtcctcgcgagaaggagagagatacGTggccaggcgaagaagaggcgggacGGAAAGTGTGCGAGCGCGTGGAGCGCCACGCGTGGTTCAGAGTCGTTTTCAGTCcccgaggaaagagacaagagaaaaggcatgGACGACGGagcgaaacaggagaaaaaggccaGGGTAACCGGACACGCTTAGCATGACGGGAACTGAAAAAATATCCTACAAGATGGAAGAAAGGACTAGGACACTTGATAGGGGAatggaggagaaggaaaaggaatcCTCTGAACAGATATTCCGCGGTTTCTTTCCTGCCGGAATGGCGACCCAGCTCTctcgaaagaaaaaagcaTGCATTCTGACCGGGGGACGCAGGCGGGGGCGACAGCGCATGCGGTTGATTCGCCCTCGCAGTGTGTGCCTCAGAGTCTTTTCTACAGACCTCGTTAGCAGAATCCGCCTGTTTCCCTCTGGCTGAAAAGCAAAATGTGTCTGCAGTGATTTCCTTCGTGCCAAACTTCCTTTCGTTTCGGTCACACGAAGAGAACAAATGCACAACTGTCCAGGTCGATGATCGCCGCTCCCAGAGGAGCTTCGAGGTTCGCTGCGTTGCCGATCTTTTCagatccacacacacacacacgccgtgagacgcagcgaggaaggTAGGTTTTCTGTTGGACGCGGAATTGTCTACAGCAGATCCAGATCCAGTGCTTTCACGTGGATCGGCGGGTTTTGTGTCGAGAGGAGAAGTCATGGGAGGCGTACACAAcccaaagagaaggaactccGTGTTTCCACCCCAAGAAAGAACTCTTCAAACTGGGAAACAGAACGACTCAGAAAGAAGAGTGGACCCGCTGTGACGCAGGCAGCCCCTGGTCAAGCAAATTTGAAGGTAAAAAACAAATGTGCAAAAGGCTCTACACGAGCCGAGCACTGAAAATCGTCCATTAGTGCGGGTCCGCAGGGGGCGTTCGTTCGGGTTGAACCTCTTGCTTTTCCGTTGTTGGCGTGTTCCTCTTTTGTTCTTCTTGAGACACTTTGCAGGTTCCTGAGTGAGGCCTATCTGGTGGCATAGCGGTTTGGCATAGCGgcatatacctatatatacgCATAGAGAGCAGCGTGGAGATGCAAGTGCACATACAGAGGTAGACAGGGAGGCAAGTGCAGGCATTTATGCCATTAGAGACGTGTGCCAAGGAGAGGGATACACGTGTACGTGTTTTCATACGCAGGGAtgtggagagagggaaaatgTATGCCTGTGTACATAGTGTCGATATATGTGCATTCCTACTTGTCCATCACTCGCACTTTCCAGAGGCTGTTTCGGAACGCAGGCGTAATTCAGTCATTCGCGGCCAGTACCACAACGCATAAAAGCCGCTGAGCGCGTGCCTATGCCGCTGACGATTAATCGTGACTGTCGTCACTGTATAGTAGAAGAGAACCATCTGTGCGTAGCACGAGTGTATGGGTCTTCATTCCACAGCGTACGAGATGTATCATCTGCCTGCACGTAGACGAGTACCTTTCACCGGTACATGTACAGTGTAATGCAACCATCTGAGTCCAGCTTCGGGTCAAGGCCGCCAACGAAGGGATGTCTCCACCGTTCGAGACCGTCTCTTCGGCAAAAGAAGAATACGTAATCGCCCTGTTCAAAATAGACTCAACTCTTAACAGAAAAAGTACCTTGAAGACCCCTGTGGATAACCATGTTAGACTAATACCCTACGAACTATACTGTATGCTTGGACCTGCCGAGACATGACAGCGTTGCCGTCACCAAGGCAAGCAGGATGAGGAGTGCTGCGTGCGATGGTGATAGTGAAGTTTGCAGTGCTCCTAGAACTGGTACGAAACGCGTTTACCCCTTTGGGCTTTATTGATAACAGTGTCCCGACAACGTTGACTGCGTCATAGCTATGCAGACAGAGGTTCTCGCCAATGACACAATGGGACAGCTCTGCACGCTGAGGATCGCATGATCCTGTGATCAAAGGAGCATGGTTGTATGGCAGTCATCCAAGATGAAATTGTGTGAAAAAAAAGGCGCATTACAGTTCGTAGCCCCATTCTCCGTAGCCAGGAGACAGTGGGCTTCGAACAAGGATGGTGAACATCTTGTTTTCAGACGTATGGTGGAGACGCGTCCACAGGTTGCCCGGCTCTCCCAGCAGAGGCCTCCTGTGGTCCGCCGATTCCCCCGTATGTGAACATATGTGACACGGGTCCTCGCGAGCGTTTTCGTCATCTCTGTTGCCGTTACAATTGGGCTGAAGAGACTCTTTTCGAGTTTTGGACTTGAAATCGAAGTGCATTACACGCAGGGCGTTCATGCTAGCCATGCGGTCTCAGGTACTGCACGACCAGGCGGTACGGTTTGTTATGGTCGTGACTTGGTTAGTTTTATAGGGCGGAAGCCCATGCGAGTCTGGAGACGGACTGAATTTGGAACGGACGATTACAGTCTCCTGCTTTGCATGTTACGTACCAGCACAGTTGTTCCTTTCCCCAAACGAATGATCTAGCACACACGGCGGGGCTTGCACGAGCCTCTCGGCGCGAATGGCGATTTTGGGGTTCGATTGTCTTCGAGggcgggggcggggggggtGCTCGAGGCACTGCCGCTGGCCACGTCTACGCCTTGCGCAGATCGTCTAGCTGAAGTCAcgtgcttccttctctgtcggcAGCAATAGCAAACGGTTGTCCCTCATTTGTGGAACCAAAACACGTAGGAACTGCGaccttcctttctgtctcgcacGTGAACTTCTCTGAGCCATCCGCCGCAATTGCTCCGCCGGACGGGGCCGTCGCGTCGAGCCACGGGGCCAAACCCGCAAATGACAGTCGGCGTGGGGCTCGGTCCGCAGCGGTTGTGGAGAACGGCTACATTTTCGCGAAGAAGCATCAGGCTAGTGTGATGCCTTGATAAGTGAAAATGGTGTTTGAAATTGAGAAGTGTGTCCATCCCACTTCTTGGAGCAGTAACGCTAGCATGACACCTTAACTCTCTTGGCCTGTGCGCAGGAAGGTACGAAAGGCCGGAGAACTTGGACAGCCGAGATGCATCCACGGAATCTCTTCTAGTTCTTCTATTGTATTTTTTGATATGGTGAAGGCTGCGTTTCGCAGGAAAGCTTCTTAACGAAATTATATGGGAAGTGCTGAACCGCAAGAGCTGTCTGAACTGTAGTGTCTTCCAGCATCCAATTGACAACCTGGCATCTGGGTGTCCCATCGGTCCTACGAGTCACGTTCAAGTACTTGAGGGCAATTGAGTAATTTCCATCGGTTCTGGTGACTTCAACATCCTCGCCGACTCATTCCTGTTGACAGCTCCAAGAAAATGGCAATCGCAAATGAAGGTTTCCACATGAAGTTGAGTCAGGCACGCTATCTTCGCCGCCGACAGCAGGCGCTTCAATCGGCTCTGAGTGTcgctgtctttgtttttAGCCTGGTCTCCCTCGTCAGTGTCAGCGCTGGGAATCCGGTCACATGCACTAGTGGCGATGGTTTTGTTGCAGCGATTCTGAAATCTCAGTCAAATTCTTTTGTATTTCAGTGCCCCGAGGACTCTACCTTTTTTCCAGAAATCGGGACTAAGAAGTTCTGCACCACTTCCTCATGTTCTACAACAGCGGATTTGGACAAGTCTTTCATGACTCTCCAGCCAACAAAACCCACGTTATCTGCATCTCTCGACCCACAAATTAACAACCCATCTCAAACAACAATCACGTTAACAGCCCCCCAAGCAAACTCTAGTACCCTGTATTTCCTTTGCAAGAAATCAACAGGTGACGGGTTAACGTCCACGATTGGCGCAGAGCAAGAAtcacagagagagacaacatGCACACTTCAGGTCTCCGCGTGGGGTTCAAACACGGTCGCTGTGACTCCAGGACGTGAGTGTCAAAGCTTCGCATTCCCGGCCTCTCCAGATGACGCCGGGGATGGAGCACCGGCAGCCACTGATGCACAAGAGCCTCCTGTGCCTCACTAGGATCCGTAGTTTGAGTCTGATGTAGAGCATACCTAAAAAGGGAGTCTCAAGCAGTGGAGATGCAAGCCTCCGCCACGGGAGCTACCACACATCTATGGCAAATAGAAACGCTTCCCTCTTGCTTTTATTTTCTCAGCCACCTGCTTGCACTGTGCAACGATTCTGTTCCGTTCAGACGAATGCGCCACCGCCCCCGTAGATATTACCCTCAATTCTGAGAAAAAAGATGTGACATTCAGTTGCGGCGACAGCATGACCTTGTCACCTGCCAACTTCGAAAAGGCCTTCCAAGGAACGAACTGCAGCACAGAAGACGACTTGAATTCACTTGGCCTCCCGAACGCCGCCCTCGTGGAAGGCGACTCAGCGACAAGCGACAGACCAGCGTACACATTCTCTGTGTCAAGTTTGCCGCAACCGAATCCAGTAAGCATCTGCTACAAGTGCACGAAGGGTTCCGTGAATCTACGAGAGGTCTCGAATGAATGTACAGTACGAATCCGAGTGCCGGCTGCACAATCTGACCAgccaggcgaagaagagcatGCGGACGGGGAAACTGAC is drawn from Neospora caninum Liverpool complete genome, chromosome X and contains these coding sequences:
- a CDS encoding SRS domain-containing protein, with protein sequence MKLSQARYLRRRQQALQSALSVAVFVFSLVSLVSVSAGNPVTCTSGDGFVAAILKSQSNSFVFQCPEDSTFFPEIGTKKFCTTSSCSTTADLDKSFMTLQPTKPTLSASLDPQINNPSQTTITLTAPQANSSTLYFLCKKSTGDGLTSTIGAEQESQRETTCTLQVSAWGSNTVAVTPGRDCGDSMTLSPANFEKAFQGTNCSTEDDLNSLGLPNAALVEGDSATSDRPAYTFSVSSLPQPNPVSICYKCTKGSVNLREVSNECTVRIRVPAAQSDQPGEEEHADGETDGTQTSTEQTSTSGAEILDLRAAVSALYFSCLIGVAAAFA